The following are encoded in a window of Sminthopsis crassicaudata isolate SCR6 chromosome 3, ASM4859323v1, whole genome shotgun sequence genomic DNA:
- the PRSS23 gene encoding serine protease 23 isoform X2, producing MAIIPTLLLFLLCVIKEAIPYSVHWKPTWPAYRVPIILPQSTHNLDKPEFVAEAKLEVSSPCGPQCHKVSPLPTYEEVKQYLSYETLYANGSRTETEVGIYVQRSETESRGRSRMKRQIYGYDSRFSIFGKDFLLNYPFSTSVKLSTGCTGTLVAEKHVLTAAHCVHDGKTYVKGAQKLRVGFLKPKVKDSSRATNKSNSAIPDKMKFQWIRVKRTHVPKGWIKGNANDIGMDYDYALLELKKPHKRKFMKIGVSPPAKHLPGGRIHFSGYDNDRPGNLVYRFCDVKDETYDLLYQQCDAQPGASGSGVYVRMWKRQQQKWERKIIGIFSGHQWVDMNGSPQDFNVAVRITPLKYAQICYWIKGNYVDCREG from the coding sequence ATGGCCATCATTCCAacactcctcctcttccttctctgtgtCATCAAGGAGGCAATCCCTTACAGCGTTCACTGGAAGCCTACTTGGCCGGCTTACCGAGTCCCCATCATCTTGCCCCAGTCCACCCACAATTTAGACAAGCCAGAGTTTGTTGCTGAAGCCAAATTGGAAGTGTCATCTCCCTGTGGACCCCAGTGCCACAAGGTTTCACCTCTGCCAACATATGAAGAAGTCAAGCAATACTTGTCTTATGAAACACTGTATGCCAATGGCAGCCGCACAGAGACAGAAGTTGGTATTTATGTTCAGCGAAGTGAGACAGAGTCCAGGGGCCGGTCTCGGATGAAGAGACAGATTTATGGTTATGACAGCAGGTTCAGCATCTTTGGAAAGGATTTCTTGCTGAACTATCCATTCTCAACTTCTGTGAAGCTGTCAACTGGCTGCACTGGCACCCTGGTAGCTGAGAAACATGTCCTCACTGCTGCCCACTGCGTCCATGATGGCAAAACCTACGTGAAGGGGGCCCAGAAACTTCGAGTGGGCTTCCTGAAGCCCAAAGTGAAAGACAGCAGTCGGGCCACTAATAAATCCAACTCAGCCATCCCTGACAAGATGAAATTTCAGTGGATTCGAGTTAAACGCACCCATGTGCCCAAGggttggatcaaagggaatgccaACGACATTGGGATGGATTATGACTATGCTCTTTTAGAGCTCAAAAAACCCCATAAgagaaaattcatgaagattggagTGAGCCCTCCTGCCAAGCACCTGCCCGGGGGCCGAATCCATTTCTCTGGCTATGACAATGACCGGCCAGGAAATCTGGTGTATCGCTTCTGTGATGTCAAAGATGAGACATATGACCTCCTCTACCAGCAGTGTGATGCCCAGCCCGGGGCTAGTGGGTCAGGAGTGTATGTGAGGATGTGGAAAAGACAGCAGCAGAAATGGGAGCGCAAAATTATTGGGATCTTTTCAGGACACCAGTGGGTGGACATGAATGGCTCGCCACAGGATTTCAATGTGGCCGTTCGCATCACCCCCCTTAAATACGCACAGATTTGCTATTGGATTAAAGGAAACTATGTGGATTGTAGGGAGGGGTGA
- the PRSS23 gene encoding serine protease 23 isoform X1: protein MRGTGAVLSMAIIPTLLLFLLCVIKEAIPYSVHWKPTWPAYRVPIILPQSTHNLDKPEFVAEAKLEVSSPCGPQCHKVSPLPTYEEVKQYLSYETLYANGSRTETEVGIYVQRSETESRGRSRMKRQIYGYDSRFSIFGKDFLLNYPFSTSVKLSTGCTGTLVAEKHVLTAAHCVHDGKTYVKGAQKLRVGFLKPKVKDSSRATNKSNSAIPDKMKFQWIRVKRTHVPKGWIKGNANDIGMDYDYALLELKKPHKRKFMKIGVSPPAKHLPGGRIHFSGYDNDRPGNLVYRFCDVKDETYDLLYQQCDAQPGASGSGVYVRMWKRQQQKWERKIIGIFSGHQWVDMNGSPQDFNVAVRITPLKYAQICYWIKGNYVDCREG, encoded by the coding sequence AGCAGTGCTCAGCATGGCCATCATTCCAacactcctcctcttccttctctgtgtCATCAAGGAGGCAATCCCTTACAGCGTTCACTGGAAGCCTACTTGGCCGGCTTACCGAGTCCCCATCATCTTGCCCCAGTCCACCCACAATTTAGACAAGCCAGAGTTTGTTGCTGAAGCCAAATTGGAAGTGTCATCTCCCTGTGGACCCCAGTGCCACAAGGTTTCACCTCTGCCAACATATGAAGAAGTCAAGCAATACTTGTCTTATGAAACACTGTATGCCAATGGCAGCCGCACAGAGACAGAAGTTGGTATTTATGTTCAGCGAAGTGAGACAGAGTCCAGGGGCCGGTCTCGGATGAAGAGACAGATTTATGGTTATGACAGCAGGTTCAGCATCTTTGGAAAGGATTTCTTGCTGAACTATCCATTCTCAACTTCTGTGAAGCTGTCAACTGGCTGCACTGGCACCCTGGTAGCTGAGAAACATGTCCTCACTGCTGCCCACTGCGTCCATGATGGCAAAACCTACGTGAAGGGGGCCCAGAAACTTCGAGTGGGCTTCCTGAAGCCCAAAGTGAAAGACAGCAGTCGGGCCACTAATAAATCCAACTCAGCCATCCCTGACAAGATGAAATTTCAGTGGATTCGAGTTAAACGCACCCATGTGCCCAAGggttggatcaaagggaatgccaACGACATTGGGATGGATTATGACTATGCTCTTTTAGAGCTCAAAAAACCCCATAAgagaaaattcatgaagattggagTGAGCCCTCCTGCCAAGCACCTGCCCGGGGGCCGAATCCATTTCTCTGGCTATGACAATGACCGGCCAGGAAATCTGGTGTATCGCTTCTGTGATGTCAAAGATGAGACATATGACCTCCTCTACCAGCAGTGTGATGCCCAGCCCGGGGCTAGTGGGTCAGGAGTGTATGTGAGGATGTGGAAAAGACAGCAGCAGAAATGGGAGCGCAAAATTATTGGGATCTTTTCAGGACACCAGTGGGTGGACATGAATGGCTCGCCACAGGATTTCAATGTGGCCGTTCGCATCACCCCCCTTAAATACGCACAGATTTGCTATTGGATTAAAGGAAACTATGTGGATTGTAGGGAGGGGTGA